The genomic segment GATGCGACGCCGGCCTTTGTCGCGCTCCACCGAGCCGATGTCGCGTTCACGACGCACTCGTACACCCACGACCCGCGCGCTGACTCGTTCGGCATGGAGGCTGCGGAGGCCTTGGGCGTCGACCCGGGGCGCGTCTTCAAGACTCTGATGGCGCTCGTCGACGGCAAGCTGTGCGTCGGCATCGTGCCTGTCATGGGCTCGCTTGATCTGAAGGCTTTGGCCGAGGCACTAGGTGGCAAGAAGGCGCAGATGGCCGATGCAGCGCAAGCCCAACGGGCCACGGGTTACGTCATCGGAGGCATCTCGCCGTTCGGCCAGAAGCGTCAGCACCCGACGGTCATCGACCGCTCGTCCGCCAAGTGGCCGACCGTGTTCGTCTCAGGTGGGCGCCGTGGGCTTGAGGCCGAACTCGACCCCGCCGATCTCGTACGCGTGACATCGGCCGTGGTGGCTCGACTCGCGCGTTAGAGCTCGTAGGCTCCGACGTGTTCGGGAGCCTCTTCTTTGCTCATCCAGGTCGACAACACGACGCCGAGCATGCCGAAGAGCGGCCACGCCACAAATGGCGGAATGCTGTCGATCTCGAGCTTGGATGGCAAGAGGTCGCCGACGCTCGGATCGACGGCGGCCCGCGGTCCTTCCGGACCCAGTGCCACTCCCACCTGCCAGGCGATCACGGCGGCGACCAGAGTCGTGAGGATCACGAACGGTGTGAGGCGCCAACCGAGGTCGCGCAGCGCAAAAGTGGCCGCAAAGCCCCAGATCAGCGACACAATCGCTCCGGCGATGACGAACACCACGATGACCCCGAACTGATCGCGGGCAGCGATCTCAGTCAGCACGATGCTGCCGTCGGAACGCACTTCCCATTCGGCCGGCTTGGCCTGCCACTGCCAGACGGCACCCGTCGCAACACCCAGCAGGAGCATTGCGAGAACGGAGATCCACAACTTCTTCAAGGAGATTGGCTTCACGACAGGCAATGGGGACCCAACAGCTCTTTGAGATCGGCGATCAGTGACGACGAGTGCGCAACCCGCAGGGAGTCGTCGAGTCGCATGACCTTGGTCGAACCGTTGCCGAGCAGTCGTAGGTGAACCTCGGACGTACCGGGATGCGCCGCCAGAACCTGCTTGAACGAGGCGATCGTGTCGGCGGTGCAACGAGCAACGGGGAGGCTGACCTGCAGCGGCGTGTCAGGACGACCATCACCCAGCGCCGGCAAGGTGACTTCGAGGGCGTTGACTTCGATGCCGTCATCCTTGCGCCGTATGCGTCCCCTGACGACCACGATCGTGTCGGGAACCAACACCGGAACGGCCAGCTGATAGGCGCCTGGGAAGACCATGACCTCAATGCCGCCCTCGAGATCCTCGAGGGTGATCGACGCCCAGCTGTCACCCTTCTTGCTCATGCGGCGCTGAACTCCCGTGATCAGACCGCAGATGCGTACGGTGCTGCCGTCGTCCCGCTCGGTGTCTGTGAGCAGCTCACCGACCGTGCAATCACTGCTCGCCTTGAGCACATGCTCGAGTCCTTGCAGCGGGTGGTCGGAGACGTAGAGGCCCAACATGTCGCGCTCGTACGCCAGCAGCTGAGTCTTGTCCCATTCGGGCATCATCGGCACGGTCACGGTGACGCCGGTGAACTCGTCATCCAGGCCACCGAAGAGCGAGTCCTGACCGATAGCGGCGTTGCGCTTGAGGTCGATGTGTTGGTCGACGGCCTCTTCGGCGATCGACACGAGTGCTCGGCGGCGGTGACCCAGCGAGTCGAAGGCACCGGCTCTGATCAACGAGTCGAGAACGCGCTTGTTGCAGACATGCGTTGGAACCTTGTCGAGGAAGTCGGCGAAGTCTGCGTAGAGACCGCCCTCCGTGCGGGCCTCGACGATGCCAGCGACCACATGCTCGCCGATGTTGCGGATGGC from the Aeromicrobium panaciterrae genome contains:
- the ybaK gene encoding Cys-tRNA(Pro) deacylase, with protein sequence MGANVKPNDATPAFVALHRADVAFTTHSYTHDPRADSFGMEAAEALGVDPGRVFKTLMALVDGKLCVGIVPVMGSLDLKALAEALGGKKAQMADAAQAQRATGYVIGGISPFGQKRQHPTVIDRSSAKWPTVFVSGGRRGLEAELDPADLVRVTSAVVARLAR